In Amycolatopsis sp. EV170708-02-1, the following are encoded in one genomic region:
- the recG gene encoding ATP-dependent DNA helicase RecG, whose product MTNLRADLKLVVGAATAKALAKGLKIETVSDLLRHYPRRYAERGQLTDIAGLELGEHATVMARIERVNKRRMKARSGTLLEMVITDGKRRLQCTFFNQAWREKELVPGKNGLFAGKVTAFRDVLQLANPEYELFDADRQAEAMDDFLAEIIPVYPAAQGIPTWVIAKAVRQVLDVLEVDEDPMPIELLAQYGLPSLESALRGIHRPSGWDALNSARRRLKWDEAMAVQLIFAQRRHSLVSRPAKACPHTEGGILDAFDKRLPFALTSGQRDIGEEIARDLSTEHPMNRLLQGEVGSGKTVVALRAMLQVVDSGRQAAMLAPTEVLAAQHARSLREMLGDLGQAGELGGAENATRVTLLTGSMGAKERKKALLETVSGEAGIIVGTHALIQDTVSFADLGLVVVDEQHRFGVEQRDALRSRGADETSPHVLVMTATPIPRTVAMTVYGDLEISALREMPVGRSPIKTSVVPVAERPAWLDRAWQRVREECGKGHQAYIVCPRIGDEPASDKGDKRPALAVLDVAPELAEGPLKGLKIGALHGRMPADDKDAVMQAFSKGDLDVLVATTVIEVGVNVPNATAMVIMDADRFGISQLHQLRGRVGRGSVPGLCLLVTETLDGTTTRERLAAVESTTDGFELSRMDLELRREGDILGAAQSGKKSTLKLLSLLRDEDVIAEARARALEIVEKDPALGNYLGLAHMIADVVDEDRVEYLEKS is encoded by the coding sequence ATGACCAACCTGCGCGCGGACCTCAAACTGGTCGTGGGCGCGGCGACGGCGAAGGCGCTGGCCAAGGGCCTCAAGATCGAGACGGTCAGCGACCTCCTGCGCCACTATCCCCGCCGCTACGCCGAGCGCGGGCAGCTCACCGACATCGCCGGCCTCGAACTCGGCGAGCACGCCACCGTGATGGCGCGGATCGAGCGGGTCAACAAGCGCCGGATGAAGGCGCGCAGCGGCACCTTGCTCGAAATGGTGATCACCGACGGCAAACGCCGCCTGCAGTGCACCTTCTTCAACCAGGCCTGGCGTGAAAAGGAGCTCGTGCCCGGCAAGAACGGGCTGTTCGCGGGCAAGGTCACCGCCTTCCGCGACGTCCTGCAGCTGGCGAACCCGGAGTACGAGCTGTTCGACGCCGATCGCCAAGCCGAGGCGATGGACGATTTCCTCGCCGAGATCATCCCGGTGTACCCGGCGGCGCAGGGGATCCCCACCTGGGTGATCGCCAAGGCCGTCCGGCAGGTGCTGGACGTGCTGGAGGTCGACGAGGACCCGATGCCGATCGAGCTGCTCGCCCAGTACGGCCTGCCCAGCCTGGAAAGCGCGCTGCGCGGCATCCACCGCCCGTCGGGCTGGGACGCGCTGAACTCCGCGCGCCGAAGGCTCAAATGGGACGAAGCCATGGCGGTGCAGCTGATTTTCGCGCAGCGACGGCATTCCCTGGTCTCGCGGCCCGCGAAAGCGTGCCCGCACACCGAAGGCGGCATCCTCGACGCCTTCGACAAGCGGCTCCCGTTCGCGCTGACCTCGGGCCAGCGGGACATCGGCGAAGAGATCGCCCGCGATCTGTCCACCGAGCATCCGATGAACCGGCTGCTGCAGGGCGAGGTCGGTTCCGGCAAGACCGTGGTCGCGTTGCGCGCCATGCTGCAGGTCGTCGATTCCGGACGGCAGGCGGCGATGCTCGCGCCGACGGAGGTGCTCGCGGCGCAGCACGCCCGGTCGCTGCGCGAGATGCTCGGCGACCTCGGGCAGGCGGGCGAGCTCGGCGGCGCGGAGAACGCGACGCGAGTGACCCTGCTGACCGGTTCGATGGGCGCCAAGGAACGCAAGAAGGCGTTGCTGGAGACGGTCAGCGGCGAGGCCGGGATCATCGTCGGCACGCACGCGCTCATCCAGGACACGGTGTCCTTCGCGGACCTCGGCCTGGTCGTGGTCGACGAACAGCACCGCTTCGGCGTGGAGCAGCGGGACGCGCTGCGGTCCCGCGGCGCCGACGAGACCAGCCCGCACGTCCTCGTCATGACCGCGACGCCCATCCCGCGCACGGTCGCGATGACCGTCTACGGCGACCTGGAGATCTCCGCGCTGCGCGAGATGCCGGTCGGCCGGTCGCCGATCAAGACGTCGGTGGTGCCGGTCGCGGAGCGGCCCGCCTGGCTGGACAGGGCGTGGCAGCGGGTCCGCGAGGAATGCGGCAAGGGGCATCAGGCGTACATCGTCTGCCCGCGCATCGGCGACGAACCGGCTTCGGACAAGGGGGACAAGCGGCCCGCGCTCGCCGTCCTCGATGTGGCTCCCGAGCTGGCCGAAGGACCGTTGAAGGGGCTGAAGATCGGCGCCCTGCACGGCCGGATGCCCGCCGACGACAAGGACGCCGTGATGCAGGCGTTCTCCAAGGGCGACCTGGACGTGCTCGTCGCGACCACCGTGATCGAGGTCGGCGTGAACGTGCCGAACGCGACGGCGATGGTGATCATGGACGCCGACCGCTTCGGCATCAGCCAGCTGCACCAGCTGCGCGGCCGGGTCGGCCGGGGCAGCGTGCCGGGACTGTGCCTGCTGGTCACCGAAACCCTGGACGGGACGACCACCCGCGAGCGGCTCGCCGCCGTCGAGTCCACGACGGACGGTTTCGAACTGTCCAGAATGGACTTGGAACTGCGCCGCGAGGGCGACATCCTCGGGGCCGCGCAGTCGGGGAAGAAGTCGACCCTGAAACTGCTGTCGCTGCTGCGCGACGAGGACGTCATCGCCGAGGCGCGGGCCCGCGCGTTGGAAATCGTCGAGAAGGACCCGGCCTTGGGTAATTACTTGGGG